A single window of Periophthalmus magnuspinnatus isolate fPerMag1 chromosome 22, fPerMag1.2.pri, whole genome shotgun sequence DNA harbors:
- the LOC117390117 gene encoding homeodomain-interacting protein kinase 2-like, producing the protein MAVSILRRLMDEGMDQKNIVKFHEAFLTTYGKGMVFEMLDMDVVDFFSSNNDQLPLSDISCITKQVATALDVLKTYSIIHADVKLENVMVCDHSQRPIQVKLIDFGMALYASEARPGLLIQNVCYRAPEVMLGCPFNEAVDVWGVGTMTAMLLLGYRLLHSSSDYDATDEEVQDKYGHRPKLHHTEQYRSLHEIMETRYNLSDLEEDKELHAATVLLHKMLEPDVHSRITPAEILQDPFICGQSTESEMEEEAEPVDKKDDQLSESMENVASLSSNRTEDRDSDQERTKARSALPQDEQQSDSIESVMRRTTSPEMIMVRPTTRVNTCTLEEDEQQDEQQSDSVESVVRRTTSPEIIMARAALPENTYTLEEDEQQSDSIESVMRRTTSPEMIMVRPTTRVNTCTLEEDEQQDEQQSDSVKSEKRPSPDIDWTGGQTETPKRSERILN; encoded by the exons atggca GTCTCTATACTGCGTCGTCTCATGGATGAAGGGATGGACCAGAAAAATATCGTGAAGTTTCATGAGGCTTTTCTCACTACTTACGGAAAAGGAATGGTTTTTGAAATGTTGGACATGGATGTGGTGGACTTTTTTAGCAGCAATAATGATCAGTTGCCGCTGTCGGACATCAGCTGCATCACCAAACAG GTGGCCACAGCTTTGGACGTGCTGAAGACCTACTCCATAATCCATGCAGATGTTAAACTGGAGAACGTCATGGTCTGTGATCACAGCCAGAGGCCCATCCAGGTCAAACTTATTGACTTTGGCATGGCCCTTTACGCCTCCGAGGCCAGACCAGGCCTCCTCATCCAGAATGTGTGCTACAG GGCTCCTGAAGTCATGCTGGGATGTCCTTTCAATGAGGCTGTGGATGTGTGGGGCGTGGGGACCATGACCGCCATGTTACTATTAGGGTACCGCTTACTCCATAGCAGCTCTGACTATGATGCA ACTGATGAGGAAGTCCAGGACAAGTACGGACACAGGCCAAAGCTGCACCACACCGAGCAGTATCGTTCACTTCATGAGATTATGGAG ACCCGGTATAACTTGTCTGACCTGGAGGAGGACAAAGAGTTACACGCCGCCACAGTCCTGCTCCATAAGATGTTGGAACCTGATGTCCACAGCCGAATTACTCCTGCTGAAATCCTCCAGGATCCATTTATCTGTGGCCAAAG tACGGAGAGTGAAATGGAAGAAGAGGCTGAACCTGTGGACAAAAAGGACGACCAACTGAGCGAGAG CATGGAGAATGTGGCGAGCCTGTCCTCgaacaggacagaggacagagactcTGACCAGGAAAGGACAAAAGCAAGATCAGCCCTGCCGCAGGATGAGCAGCAGAGTGACAG TATTGAAAGTGTGATGAGGAGGACGACGTCTCCTGAGATGATCATGGTCAGACCAACCACACGTGTAAATACATGTACTCTGGAGGAGGACGAGCAGCAGGACGAGCAGCAGAGTGACAG TGTGGAAAGTGTGGTGAGGAGGACGACGTCTCCTGAGATAATCATGGCCAGAGCAGCTCTACCTGAAAACACATATACTCTGGAGGAGGACGAGCAGCAGAGTGACAG TATTGAAAGTGTGATGAGGAGGACGACGTCTCCTGAGATGATCATGGTCAGACCAACCACACGTGTAAATACATGTACTCTGGAGGAGGACGAGCAGCAGGACGAGCAGCAGAGTGACAG TGTTAAAAGTGAGAAGAGACCAAGTCCAGACATTGACTGGACtggaggacagacagagaccCCAAAACGGAGTGAACGGATTCTTAATTAA